A DNA window from Methanobacterium sp. contains the following coding sequences:
- the uppS gene encoding polyprenyl diphosphate synthase, which translates to MQPLKPLYKIYEWYISKNLKPENMPNHIAVIMDGNRRYTKLMGNMEIIDGHKRGVSTLEKVLDWSIELGIEIVTAYAFSTENFNRPPKEVEGLMKLFQKEFEGIAKNPKIHKNEVRINAVGNLNLLPENVREAIRIAEEATSSYDKRIVNIAIGYDGRMEIIDAIKKISKEVKDGKLDCEEIDEDLVNKNLYTAGLEDPNLIIRTSGEERLSGFLLWQSSYSELYFCDSLWPELRKVDFLRALRSYQERERRFGI; encoded by the coding sequence ATGCAACCATTAAAACCACTTTATAAAATTTATGAATGGTACATATCAAAAAATCTCAAGCCCGAAAACATGCCTAATCATATTGCCGTTATAATGGACGGTAACAGGCGCTACACAAAATTAATGGGCAACATGGAAATTATAGACGGTCATAAAAGAGGGGTAAGTACCCTTGAAAAGGTTCTGGACTGGTCCATTGAATTAGGGATAGAAATTGTAACTGCCTATGCATTTTCTACCGAGAATTTTAACAGACCTCCAAAAGAAGTGGAAGGTCTAATGAAGTTATTCCAGAAAGAATTTGAAGGAATAGCAAAAAATCCAAAGATTCATAAAAATGAAGTAAGAATAAATGCAGTAGGTAATTTAAACTTACTTCCAGAAAATGTAAGAGAAGCCATAAGAATCGCAGAAGAGGCTACATCTTCCTATGACAAACGAATTGTAAACATTGCAATAGGTTATGATGGGCGGATGGAAATAATCGATGCTATAAAAAAGATTTCAAAAGAAGTTAAAGATGGAAAATTAGACTGTGAGGAAATAGATGAAGATTTAGTCAATAAAAATCTATATACTGCAGGCTTAGAAGACCCTAACCTTATTATAAGGACAAGTGGGGAAGAAAGGCTCAGCGGGTTCCTACTATGGCAGTCTTCTTATTCAGAGTTATACTTCTGCGATAGTTTATGGCCAGAACTTAGAAAAGTTGATTTTTTAAGGGCACTTAGGTCATATCAAGAAAGAGAAAGGCGCTTTGGGATTTAA
- a CDS encoding glycosyltransferase: MNRFWSNIIQPITMGINTNYIIEIGSDTGINTKNILKYCIKHNAYMVAIDPFPKFDVDEFKAKYGDKFKIYNELSLSRLPLLKGYDMVLIDGDHNWYTVYNELKIIEKSFKNRKFPVVFLHDVGWPYARRDLYYSPENIPAVYRQPYKKLGMYPGQTNLKEQGGLNNHLYNSIYENNPKNGILTAIEDFISESELELSFKVINAFHGLCILFPKNDEMENLIEKVIENANLLDIIEEERVKFKIAHSEEKIRVNSFKNQLNENKKELEYFEDQFNQTVSKLEQTENKLKLKDELIEEKCAKIEKAELKLVKTENKLEQIENRLNKSNKLIHKKESQLGDIKIQFNQTVDKLNLTEKKLKLSNEMANEKEKCLEEVKFRLNHAEHKLEQTESQLNKLIQEKQNFIDHVKKREKAAEELNLQIDNLKASLIEMEYLSNKSRSITQRLISKFPGLYVLFNMNETGLKNALVNIKGYRSIKKNKLVDTGYYLKNNRGVRSSGMDPILHYMYHGFKEGKKPNAAFNGDYYLKKYKDVKKSNLNPLVHYSLYGIEEGRKTDTVKEGLNSAKHKNIKGHINCPADTTLIRGWLAKIGNNNPRLALLKIDNQSFEFICSNFRLDLKGKINDGNHAFEFVVPLNFVNGKKHKIELFDKETGECIAKTEAVWHQKRHFTDFSGFLADSLVSPVINAPFREEDKRCFAVMENIAEHLTNLAFDVEENILVSVIMPVYNRARTVKSAIDSVLTQTYRNIELVIVDDGSDDGTVELIEDINDDRIVLLRNNSCQGVSKARNRALKAARGKYIAYLDSDNTWDLRYIAAMVGAFLKLPDAEAVYSGQFLFKGNSEKPFAARFGSFNRSLLLNRNYIDMNSFCHTRDIYNRLGGFDESIKRYVDWDLVIRISESAKMYSVPVMLSNYYYDLADNTITNDASLVHYHEILREKQGERLKYAYSPTLKSKAHLSKVSVIIPSYESLNDIKECIVAVLMQDNDWVDIIVVDNNSSQPVVNYLVKMADAGKIRLIQNDVNYGFTYAVNQGIAASKPDSDIIILNNDAIIMPGAVEAMQDAAYKLPQCGITVPQQVLPGETRTLNAHVPHANPEYECDVNLSKVHKNIINVPTFHSGELLELSFAPFFCVYIKRDVLNSSAGLDAERGRHYRSDRIFCNYIRHVMNLKIYHVAEAVVYHKLQKSTHVLRKESKGKDSEFDIIFRKNQWDDELAAKLGYKTPIWDF, translated from the coding sequence ATGAATAGATTCTGGAGCAACATAATACAACCTATTACTATGGGTATTAATACTAATTATATCATTGAAATAGGCTCAGATACAGGTATAAACACGAAAAACATTTTGAAATATTGTATAAAACACAACGCGTATATGGTTGCTATTGATCCCTTTCCTAAATTTGATGTTGATGAGTTTAAAGCGAAATATGGGGATAAATTTAAGATTTATAATGAATTAAGTTTAAGTAGATTGCCCCTGCTTAAAGGTTATGATATGGTTTTGATAGATGGGGACCACAACTGGTATACTGTTTATAATGAATTAAAAATAATTGAAAAAAGCTTTAAAAACAGGAAGTTTCCCGTTGTATTTTTGCATGATGTAGGTTGGCCTTACGCTAGAAGGGACTTATATTACAGCCCTGAAAATATACCTGCAGTTTACAGGCAGCCGTATAAAAAATTGGGAATGTACCCTGGCCAAACAAATTTAAAAGAGCAGGGTGGATTAAATAATCATCTTTATAATTCTATTTATGAAAATAATCCTAAAAATGGTATATTAACTGCCATAGAAGATTTTATCAGTGAATCTGAATTAGAACTTTCATTTAAAGTTATCAATGCATTCCATGGATTATGTATTTTGTTTCCTAAAAATGATGAAATGGAAAATCTCATTGAAAAAGTCATAGAAAATGCTAATTTACTGGATATCATTGAAGAAGAACGAGTGAAGTTTAAAATTGCACATTCTGAAGAAAAAATTAGAGTTAATTCCTTTAAAAATCAATTAAATGAAAATAAGAAGGAATTAGAATATTTTGAAGATCAGTTTAATCAAACAGTGAGTAAGTTAGAGCAGACTGAGAATAAATTAAAGTTAAAAGATGAATTAATTGAAGAAAAATGCGCAAAAATAGAAAAAGCGGAACTAAAGCTTGTTAAAACAGAAAATAAATTAGAGCAAATAGAAAACAGGCTAAATAAATCTAATAAATTAATTCATAAAAAAGAGAGTCAACTGGGAGATATAAAAATTCAGTTTAATCAAACAGTGGATAAATTAAATCTAACAGAAAAAAAATTAAAATTATCTAATGAAATGGCTAATGAAAAAGAAAAATGTTTAGAAGAAGTAAAATTCAGGTTAAATCATGCTGAACATAAATTAGAACAAACTGAAAGTCAATTAAACAAATTAATTCAAGAAAAACAAAATTTCATTGATCATGTAAAAAAAAGAGAAAAAGCAGCTGAAGAATTGAACCTGCAAATTGATAATCTCAAAGCTAGTTTAATTGAAATGGAATATTTAAGTAATAAAAGCAGATCGATCACACAGAGGCTTATTTCAAAATTCCCAGGTTTGTACGTCCTTTTTAATATGAATGAAACTGGTTTAAAGAATGCACTTGTTAATATAAAAGGATACAGGTCCATTAAAAAGAATAAATTAGTTGATACTGGCTATTATTTAAAAAATAACCGGGGCGTTAGATCATCAGGCATGGATCCTATCCTGCACTACATGTACCATGGTTTTAAAGAAGGTAAAAAGCCCAATGCTGCATTTAACGGCGATTATTATCTAAAGAAGTATAAAGATGTTAAAAAATCAAATTTAAACCCGCTGGTTCATTATAGTCTTTACGGAATAGAAGAAGGGAGAAAAACAGATACAGTCAAGGAAGGATTAAATTCTGCAAAACATAAAAATATAAAAGGCCATATAAATTGTCCTGCTGATACAACCCTTATTAGGGGTTGGTTAGCTAAAATTGGGAATAATAATCCACGTCTAGCACTTTTAAAAATAGATAATCAAAGTTTTGAATTTATCTGCAGTAATTTCCGCTTGGATCTTAAAGGAAAAATTAATGATGGTAATCATGCTTTTGAATTTGTTGTCCCATTAAATTTTGTAAACGGAAAAAAACACAAAATAGAACTTTTTGATAAGGAAACGGGTGAATGCATAGCTAAAACTGAAGCTGTATGGCATCAAAAACGACATTTTACAGATTTTTCAGGATTTTTAGCTGATTCGCTTGTATCGCCTGTTATAAATGCTCCTTTTCGTGAAGAAGATAAAAGATGTTTTGCAGTGATGGAAAATATAGCAGAACATCTTACAAATTTGGCCTTTGATGTAGAGGAGAATATTCTAGTTTCAGTAATCATGCCTGTTTACAACCGTGCCCGCACTGTAAAGTCAGCGATAGATTCTGTTTTAACTCAAACTTACCGCAATATTGAGCTTGTAATCGTGGATGATGGGAGTGATGACGGTACAGTTGAATTAATCGAAGATATAAACGATGATCGAATCGTGCTGCTGCGTAATAATAGCTGTCAGGGCGTATCTAAAGCTCGTAATAGGGCACTTAAAGCTGCTCGCGGTAAATATATAGCTTATCTTGATTCTGATAACACATGGGACTTAAGGTATATAGCAGCAATGGTTGGAGCATTTTTGAAGCTGCCTGACGCTGAAGCAGTTTACAGCGGCCAATTCTTATTTAAAGGAAACTCAGAAAAACCATTTGCGGCCCGTTTTGGAAGTTTTAACAGGTCACTGCTCTTAAATAGAAATTACATTGATATGAATTCTTTCTGCCACACCCGCGATATTTATAATCGCTTAGGTGGATTTGATGAAAGTATAAAAAGATATGTAGACTGGGATCTAGTTATACGTATCTCTGAATCTGCAAAAATGTATTCCGTGCCTGTAATGTTATCAAATTATTATTATGACCTGGCAGATAATACTATTACAAATGATGCTAGTTTAGTACACTATCATGAGATACTACGTGAAAAGCAAGGGGAACGTTTAAAGTATGCTTATTCTCCTACTTTAAAATCAAAAGCACATTTATCTAAGGTTAGTGTTATTATTCCTAGCTATGAATCATTAAATGATATCAAAGAGTGTATAGTAGCTGTTTTAATGCAGGATAATGATTGGGTAGATATCATTGTAGTGGACAATAATTCTAGTCAGCCTGTAGTTAATTACCTTGTGAAAATGGCAGATGCCGGTAAAATTAGACTTATACAAAATGATGTTAATTATGGGTTTACTTACGCTGTAAACCAGGGGATTGCTGCTTCCAAACCAGATAGTGATATCATTATTTTAAACAATGATGCAATAATAATGCCTGGCGCAGTCGAGGCTATGCAGGATGCAGCATATAAATTACCTCAGTGCGGTATAACAGTCCCACAACAGGTGCTTCCTGGAGAAACAAGAACCCTAAATGCCCATGTTCCCCATGCAAATCCTGAATATGAATGTGATGTTAATTTGTCTAAGGTCCATAAGAATATAATTAACGTGCCTACGTTTCATTCAGGTGAATTATTAGAGCTTAGCTTTGCACCATTTTTCTGTGTTTACATTAAACGTGATGTATTGAATTCTTCAGCTGGCCTTGATGCAGAAAGGGGTCGCCATTACCGTTCTGATAGGATATTTTGTAATTATATACGCCACGTAATGAACTTGAAAATTTACCATGTAGCTGAAGCAGTTGTCTATCACAAATTACAGAAGTCCACCCATGTTCTGCGTAAAGAATCTAAAGGTAAAGACTCTGAATTTGATATAATTTTCCGTAAAAACCAGTGGGATGATGAACTGGCAGCAAAATTAGGTTATAAGACTCCAATCTGGGATTTTTAG
- the mtxX gene encoding methanogenesis marker protein Mmp4/MtxX produces MKIAAGVGENKNIIEASKKVDFEVILTESEDKLINMLLNKEVDAAVRGSLSASKILSILKEKYQGKLYRASFLETNGQKFLFAPVGIDEGDNPEEKIKIIELGAEFLSKLGIEPKIAVLSGGRPQDVGRSQKIDDSIADGERITSAAKSKYSVKHYFILIENAIKDNVNFILAPDGISGNLIFRTLIFLGSGKSHGAVTLGINEIFIDTSRSQSVEGYIRALEFSNYLARLKSRNKNATIKTTL; encoded by the coding sequence ATGAAGATTGCAGCTGGTGTCGGTGAAAATAAGAATATAATTGAAGCTTCTAAAAAAGTAGATTTCGAAGTTATTTTAACGGAATCTGAAGATAAGCTTATTAACATGCTTCTAAATAAAGAAGTAGATGCTGCTGTAAGAGGATCCCTCAGCGCTTCCAAGATATTAAGTATACTAAAAGAAAAATATCAGGGTAAATTATACAGGGCCTCTTTTTTAGAAACAAATGGTCAAAAATTTTTGTTTGCCCCTGTGGGAATTGATGAAGGAGATAACCCTGAAGAAAAAATAAAAATAATAGAATTAGGGGCAGAATTCTTATCAAAATTAGGAATAGAACCTAAAATCGCGGTACTTTCTGGCGGAAGACCTCAAGATGTTGGTAGAAGCCAGAAAATTGATGATTCCATTGCAGACGGAGAACGTATAACAAGTGCCGCAAAAAGTAAATATTCTGTAAAACATTATTTTATATTAATAGAAAATGCAATAAAGGATAATGTAAACTTCATTTTAGCACCGGATGGTATATCTGGAAACTTAATATTTAGAACTCTGATTTTTTTGGGTTCAGGAAAAAGCCATGGTGCTGTAACACTTGGAATTAACGAAATTTTTATAGATACTTCAAGATCACAAAGCGTAGAAGGATATATTAGAGCCTTAGAATTTTCAAATTATCTAGCAAGATTAAAGAGTAGGAATAAAAATGCAACCATTAAAACCACTTTATAA
- a CDS encoding YchF/TatD family DNA exonuclease has translation MIDVHCHVDFKDFNKNREEVMARAKKKLSAIVDSGATLGGNRRALKLVEDYKGFAHAALGFHPVNAIKADLDIIEKAVKEIHENIDKTVAIGETGLDFHEVKDTESRNRQVKVFKTFIDLANEYEMPIILHARDAELKAFEIIKKYSKDIEVIFHCYGGDIETAHKIVDESYYISFSTIIAYSNYHEEIVEEIPIQNILTETDSPYLSPFKGQKNEPSFVEEAVKKIADVKSLPVFKVDQKTGRNAKKVFDI, from the coding sequence ATGATCGATGTACATTGTCATGTTGATTTTAAAGATTTTAACAAAAACAGGGAAGAGGTAATGGCACGGGCAAAGAAAAAATTGTCCGCCATTGTTGATTCTGGAGCTACATTAGGTGGAAATAGAAGAGCTTTAAAGCTTGTAGAAGATTATAAAGGTTTTGCACATGCTGCACTTGGATTTCACCCGGTTAATGCGATAAAAGCAGATCTTGACATAATCGAGAAAGCAGTTAAAGAAATACATGAAAATATAGATAAAACAGTGGCAATTGGAGAAACTGGCCTTGATTTTCATGAAGTGAAAGATACTGAATCAAGAAACAGGCAGGTAAAAGTCTTCAAAACATTCATTGACCTTGCAAATGAATATGAAATGCCCATTATACTTCATGCAAGAGATGCTGAATTAAAAGCTTTTGAGATAATAAAAAAGTATTCAAAAGATATCGAGGTTATATTCCACTGTTATGGTGGGGATATTGAAACAGCGCATAAAATAGTAGATGAGAGCTATTATATTTCATTTTCAACCATAATTGCTTATTCTAATTATCATGAAGAGATTGTAGAAGAAATACCAATTCAAAATATACTAACTGAAACTGACAGCCCTTATCTTTCACCTTTCAAAGGACAGAAAAATGAGCCTTCATTTGTAGAAGAAGCAGTTAAAAAGATTGCTGATGTAAAATCTTTACCAGTATTTAAGGTGGATCAAAAAACAGGACGAAATGCAAAGAAAGTTTTTGATATCTAA
- a CDS encoding UDP-glucose/GDP-mannose dehydrogenase family protein, whose amino-acid sequence MRITVIGTGYVGLVTGTCFSEMGNKVYCIDIDASKIESLKKGIIPIYEPGLEELVIKNYKTGDLNFTCSLMEGLNNSDICFIAVGTPMGKDGSADLQYLLAAAKEIGQVMSNDLIVVNKSTVPVGTAEKVKKIITEELEKRNVSCNVYVVSNPEFLKEGSAVADFMRPDRVVVGSDNEEAVRVMKELYAPFTKNHDRFLIMDICSAEMTKYAANAMLATRISFMNEIANICERVGADINNVRKGIGSDSRIGYSFLYPGCGYGGSCLPKDVNALIKTADDCGCDSKILKEVKLVNDKQKFLLVNKIIERFGCDLSGYTFAVWGLAFKPGTDDMREAPSVAVINRLIELGAKINTYDPKATDIAREYYFKDENNVNFLDNKYEALNNTDAMVLVTEWKEFRSPNFYEIAERIKNRIIFDGRNQYNKDILEKLGFEYYQVGNSRPRISRQYLYVNSLHSMYLDYWSK is encoded by the coding sequence ATGAGAATTACTGTCATTGGAACAGGTTACGTAGGACTAGTTACTGGAACGTGTTTTTCAGAGATGGGAAACAAGGTTTACTGTATTGACATTGATGCTAGCAAGATTGAAAGCCTAAAAAAAGGTATTATCCCAATATATGAGCCGGGCTTGGAAGAACTGGTAATTAAGAATTATAAAACAGGTGATTTAAATTTTACCTGTAGCTTGATGGAAGGTTTAAATAATTCTGATATTTGTTTTATAGCTGTAGGTACTCCTATGGGTAAAGATGGGAGTGCGGATTTACAGTATTTACTGGCAGCAGCTAAAGAAATAGGTCAGGTAATGTCCAATGACTTAATTGTAGTTAATAAATCAACAGTTCCAGTAGGAACAGCTGAAAAAGTTAAAAAAATCATAACTGAAGAATTGGAAAAGAGGAATGTTAGCTGCAATGTTTATGTTGTATCTAATCCTGAGTTTTTAAAGGAAGGTTCTGCAGTTGCAGATTTTATGCGCCCGGATAGGGTTGTTGTAGGTTCGGATAACGAAGAAGCTGTTCGAGTTATGAAAGAATTGTACGCTCCTTTTACCAAAAATCATGATAGATTTTTAATTATGGATATTTGCAGTGCAGAGATGACTAAGTATGCGGCCAATGCAATGCTTGCTACCCGTATTTCGTTTATGAACGAAATAGCAAATATCTGTGAAAGGGTCGGTGCAGATATTAACAATGTTAGAAAGGGTATAGGCAGTGACTCTAGAATAGGGTACAGTTTTTTATATCCAGGATGCGGATATGGGGGGAGCTGTCTTCCAAAAGATGTTAATGCTTTAATAAAAACTGCTGATGATTGTGGCTGTGATTCAAAGATATTAAAAGAAGTAAAACTGGTAAATGACAAGCAAAAATTTTTACTGGTAAATAAAATAATAGAAAGATTTGGCTGTGATTTATCAGGATATACTTTTGCAGTGTGGGGATTAGCTTTTAAACCAGGAACTGATGATATGAGGGAAGCTCCATCTGTAGCTGTTATAAATAGATTAATAGAATTAGGTGCTAAAATTAACACTTACGATCCAAAAGCTACAGATATCGCAAGGGAATATTATTTTAAAGATGAAAATAACGTAAATTTTTTAGATAACAAGTATGAAGCATTAAATAATACGGATGCAATGGTACTCGTAACAGAATGGAAGGAGTTTAGAAGCCCTAATTTTTATGAAATAGCAGAAAGGATTAAAAATAGGATAATTTTTGATGGCAGAAACCAGTATAACAAGGACATCCTTGAAAAATTGGGCTTTGAATATTATCAGGTAGGTAATAGCCGGCCAAGAATCTCCAGACAATACTTATATGTGAATTCATTACATAGCATGTATTTAGATTATTGGAGTAAATGA